A portion of the Bacillus thuringiensis genome contains these proteins:
- a CDS encoding YjcZ family sporulation protein: MSYGGSCGFGGGFALLVVLFILLIIVGCSCWGGGY; this comes from the coding sequence ATGAGTTACGGTGGTTCTTGTGGTTTTGGTGGAGGTTTCGCTTTATTAGTTGTGTTATTCATTCTATTAATAATTGTAGGATGCAGCTGCTGGGGCGGAGGATACTAA
- a CDS encoding NUDIX hydrolase encodes MTTNKDYIRYIRGKVGHDLIILNFAGGIVYNERNEILLQKRGDRNEWGLPGGAMELGESLEETAKREIFEETGLNVEVEHLIGVYSKYSGEFPNGDKAQTITHCFQCKPISGELTVDGIETLDLKYFPIDQIPKLFTKLHEDALEDWLSKRKGVFR; translated from the coding sequence ATGACTACAAATAAGGACTACATTCGTTATATTCGGGGAAAAGTAGGGCACGATTTAATAATTCTTAATTTTGCTGGAGGTATTGTTTATAACGAACGAAATGAAATTCTTTTACAAAAACGGGGAGATAGAAATGAGTGGGGTCTACCAGGTGGTGCTATGGAACTTGGGGAATCTCTTGAAGAAACCGCTAAACGAGAAATATTTGAGGAGACAGGATTAAATGTTGAGGTTGAACATCTTATAGGTGTCTACTCTAAATATTCTGGTGAGTTTCCGAACGGAGATAAAGCTCAGACTATCACTCATTGTTTTCAATGTAAGCCAATTAGCGGAGAACTTACCGTAGATGGTATTGAGACTTTGGATTTAAAATATTTTCCAATAGACCAAATACCAAAATTATTCACAAAACTACACGAAGATGCCTTAGAAGATTGGCTTTCCAAAAGAAAAGGTGTATTTAGATAA
- a CDS encoding aspartate/glutamate racemase family protein, with protein MKVIGLIGGLSWESTSLYYKHINTLTLSQYDQNAKLVLYSMDFGEVTTLLQNHQYEEVKNELVTVAKKVEKSGAECLLMCSNTVHLFAEEVEQAISIPLLHIGDVSAKEMVEQNIKRIGLLGTKQTMEQDFYKSRLAKYNIETIIPNDEERTFIHHVILDELSRGIISETSKEKLLQITKSLIQNGAEGILLGCTEIPLLISQNDLTIPVFDTAFLHANTAVQFAG; from the coding sequence ATGAAAGTTATTGGTTTGATTGGAGGATTAAGTTGGGAATCTACATCATTATACTATAAACATATTAATACGCTTACACTCTCTCAATACGATCAAAATGCAAAGTTAGTTTTATATAGTATGGATTTTGGTGAAGTAACTACTTTATTACAAAACCATCAATATGAAGAAGTGAAAAATGAACTAGTTACAGTTGCAAAGAAAGTTGAAAAATCTGGGGCTGAATGTTTATTAATGTGTTCAAATACCGTACATCTATTTGCCGAGGAAGTAGAACAAGCAATATCTATCCCGCTTCTTCACATTGGTGATGTAAGTGCTAAAGAAATGGTAGAACAGAATATAAAACGTATCGGACTATTAGGAACAAAACAAACGATGGAGCAAGATTTCTATAAATCACGATTAGCGAAATATAACATTGAGACAATTATCCCAAATGACGAGGAAAGAACTTTTATCCACCATGTCATATTAGATGAATTAAGTAGAGGGATCATTTCAGAAACATCTAAAGAAAAGTTATTACAAATTACAAAATCATTAATTCAAAACGGCGCTGAAGGTATATTATTAGGCTGTACTGAAATACCTTTACTCATCTCCCAAAATGATCTCACTATTCCCGTTTTTGATACTGCTTTTTTACATGCAAATACTGCTGTGCAATTTGCTGGATAG
- a CDS encoding energy-coupling factor transporter transmembrane component T family protein, which yields MHSTYFHRMDGVVKLFLFIFCMTLTFLFFDFRVLLILFIIGCIGLSIAKIPFHKILIVFSVIFTFSLLNSVMILFITPTHGSELTESYTSFLHIGYATITYETLFYAATLSLKYFTLLPFTLLFIYTTDPSEFVSSLSKLGIHYKITYAINIALRYIPDIQSEYKIIKHAQEARGVAFEKGEASLWVRMKNRVLIFWPLIIHSLERIDTVSNAMDLRGFGKKDKRTWFYTSKAKRKDFIALFAGVFIFIVAVYLKLNVFQNFWYPF from the coding sequence GTGCATAGTACATATTTTCATCGTATGGATGGGGTAGTGAAATTGTTTTTATTTATTTTTTGTATGACGCTTACTTTTTTGTTTTTTGATTTTCGGGTGTTGCTAATATTATTTATCATTGGGTGTATCGGACTCAGCATTGCTAAAATTCCATTTCATAAAATTTTAATTGTTTTTAGTGTCATATTTACATTTAGTTTATTAAACTCTGTCATGATTTTATTTATTACACCAACTCATGGATCTGAATTAACTGAATCATATACCTCGTTTTTACATATTGGATATGCAACGATTACATATGAAACATTATTTTATGCAGCTACACTTTCATTAAAGTATTTTACGTTATTACCATTTACACTTCTTTTTATATACACGACAGATCCAAGCGAATTTGTAAGTAGTTTAAGTAAACTTGGTATCCATTATAAGATTACATATGCAATAAATATTGCACTACGTTATATTCCTGACATCCAGTCTGAGTATAAAATTATTAAACACGCGCAAGAAGCGAGAGGAGTGGCTTTTGAAAAAGGAGAAGCAAGTTTATGGGTTCGTATGAAGAACCGTGTTTTAATTTTCTGGCCACTAATCATTCATTCTCTAGAAAGAATAGATACGGTTTCAAATGCAATGGATTTAAGAGGATTTGGAAAGAAGGATAAACGTACATGGTTTTATACAAGTAAGGCGAAACGTAAAGATTTCATCGCTTTATTTGCCGGTGTTTTCATATTCATTGTTGCGGTATATTTAAAATTAAACGTATTTCAAAACTTTTGGTATCCATTTTAA
- a CDS encoding ECF-type riboflavin transporter substrate-binding protein, with protein sequence MNKLSTKLVVAIGIGAALYGILGLWGFSIAPNTFIKPALAILTVFGALFGPVAGLLIGLIGHTVTDTIAGWGIWWGWVISSGIIGFSMGLIQKRVGFSVKNGSFNKGHISYLAITGLVGIVIAIIFAGAFDIIVMGEPFDKIVIQVLGATISDVIVFLVVGLPLTIGLAKSNKKHTHLKIEK encoded by the coding sequence ATGAACAAATTATCAACAAAGTTAGTAGTAGCAATCGGTATTGGAGCAGCATTATACGGGATATTAGGACTTTGGGGATTTTCTATTGCACCGAATACATTTATTAAACCAGCATTAGCTATATTAACTGTTTTTGGAGCATTATTTGGTCCAGTGGCAGGACTGTTAATCGGACTTATAGGTCATACAGTAACAGATACGATTGCTGGCTGGGGGATTTGGTGGGGCTGGGTTATTAGTTCAGGGATTATTGGTTTTTCGATGGGTCTTATTCAAAAAAGAGTTGGTTTTAGTGTGAAAAACGGGTCGTTTAACAAGGGGCATATTTCTTATTTAGCAATTACTGGGTTAGTTGGTATTGTCATTGCTATTATATTTGCTGGGGCATTCGATATTATTGTGATGGGAGAACCATTTGACAAAATTGTTATACAAGTATTAGGAGCAACAATTTCCGATGTTATCGTTTTCTTAGTAGTTGGATTGCCACTTACAATTGGCTTGGCAAAATCTAATAAGAAACATACACATTTAAAAATTGAAAAGTAG
- a CDS encoding macrolide family glycosyltransferase: MLNILVVNFPAEGHVNPTLNLVKAFTERGDHVHYITTANFKDRIEDLGATVHTHPDLLKEISIDAETSSGLNAFFHVHVQTSLYILEITKKLCESINFDFVIYDIFGAGELVKEYLQVPGVVSSPIFLIPSEFLKTLPFHPNADIPFQPEEISEKLLNQMEHKFGVKPKNNLQFMNNKGDVCFVYTSRYFQPNSESFGENNIFIGPSISKRKTNIKFPLESLKEKKVIYISMGTLLEGLEPFFNTCIDTFSDFDGIVVMAIGDRNDISKIKQAPDNFIIAPYVPQSEILNEADVFITHGGMNSVHDAIHYNVPFVIIPHDKDQPMIAQRLTELEAAHRLLKEHVNVHTLKEAVTDVLSNEKYKNGIRKLNDSFIECGGSKEAIAVIESLLNK; this comes from the coding sequence GTGCTAAATATTTTAGTGGTTAATTTTCCAGCAGAGGGACATGTAAACCCTACATTAAATTTAGTAAAAGCCTTTACTGAACGAGGGGATCACGTACATTATATTACAACGGCAAACTTTAAGGATAGAATTGAAGATTTAGGAGCTACTGTACATACTCATCCGGATCTATTAAAGGAGATTTCTATTGATGCTGAAACCTCATCTGGGTTAAATGCTTTCTTTCATGTGCATGTTCAAACTTCTTTATATATATTGGAAATTACGAAAAAATTATGTGAAAGTATAAATTTTGATTTCGTAATTTATGATATATTTGGCGCGGGAGAGTTAGTAAAGGAGTATTTACAAGTTCCAGGTGTAGTTTCCTCACCTATATTTTTAATTCCTTCAGAGTTTTTGAAGACATTACCTTTTCATCCAAATGCAGATATACCATTCCAACCAGAGGAGATCTCTGAAAAATTACTAAATCAGATGGAACATAAATTTGGAGTAAAACCAAAGAATAATCTTCAATTTATGAATAATAAGGGTGATGTTTGTTTCGTATACACAAGTCGTTATTTCCAACCTAATAGCGAATCGTTCGGAGAAAATAACATTTTTATTGGACCGAGCATTTCAAAGCGTAAAACAAATATAAAGTTTCCACTGGAATCACTTAAAGAGAAGAAAGTTATTTACATTTCAATGGGAACACTGCTTGAAGGACTCGAACCATTCTTTAATACTTGTATTGATACTTTTTCAGATTTTGATGGGATAGTTGTAATGGCAATTGGTGATAGAAATGATATTTCAAAAATAAAGCAAGCGCCAGATAATTTTATAATTGCTCCATACGTACCTCAATCAGAAATATTAAATGAAGCAGATGTTTTTATTACACATGGTGGTATGAATAGCGTACACGATGCCATTCATTATAATGTCCCATTTGTAATAATACCGCATGATAAAGATCAGCCTATGATAGCGCAAAGATTAACTGAGCTTGAAGCGGCACATAGACTATTGAAAGAACATGTTAATGTGCACACTTTAAAAGAGGCTGTAACAGATGTTCTTTCAAATGAAAAGTATAAAAATGGTATAAGAAAACTGAATGATAGCTTTATAGAATGTGGTGGTTCAAAAGAAGCAATTGCAGTTATTGAATCTCTTTTAAATAAATAA
- a CDS encoding DUF3888 domain-containing protein, with the protein MLKGKVISLFFGIVMAVSFLNPLDIKAVNSNDQELYDSYNTLLAPYASQVIRSKLGPDHQYSLTDTKIIKIERFPEESFNFIVTVQYKTYIGAHNPPNGIETITFNIDPSGVKVINFVHKDT; encoded by the coding sequence GTGTTAAAAGGTAAAGTGATTAGTTTGTTTTTTGGAATTGTAATGGCAGTTTCATTTTTAAATCCGTTAGATATCAAAGCGGTTAATAGTAATGATCAAGAGCTTTATGATTCTTATAATACTTTATTAGCGCCATATGCAAGTCAAGTTATCAGAAGCAAGCTTGGACCAGATCATCAGTATAGTTTAACGGACACAAAAATTATAAAAATTGAACGTTTTCCAGAAGAAAGCTTTAATTTTATTGTTACAGTTCAATATAAAACTTATATAGGAGCTCATAACCCTCCGAATGGCATAGAAACTATTACTTTTAATATAGATCCAAGTGGAGTAAAGGTTATAAATTTTGTTCATAAGGATACTTGA
- a CDS encoding ABC transporter ATP-binding protein — MQPIISFEQFTFQYGHAAQPTLSDITFHIYPGEKVLIAGRSGSGKSTLAHCINGLIPFSYEGISTGNVLIAGKDPRKGSIFEQSKNVGTILQDQDAQFIGLTVEEDVAFYLENECVNQDDMKKIVSDSLRKVKMHTFHKQSPHELSGGQKQTVSLAGLLTTNADILLFDEPLANLDPLSAVHTIELMKDIHEQYNKTIVIIEHRIEEILKLDLDKVILIDEGKVIAIGTPKEILASNILPRIGLREPIYIEALKRLHFDRNNDVIYPMENLQKEKIGNVLKEWMEKQVILKGNTKNKELLKVENLSFSYPNKQKVLENVNLSIYEGEIVALLGHNGAGKSTLAHSLIGINKIKNGKILLEGENISSWSIRKRGKIISYVMQNPNHMITQPTVFEEVSFTLTLHNFSKEEIKNRVEGTLKICGLYPFRNWPIQALSYGQKKRLTIASVLTTNPKLIILDEPTAGQDYYHYKQFMSFINNLAKKGISFIFITHDMNLALEYADRAVVLHEGEIIADNTVSNVFGDQETLQIANLRESSLTKLVKFSGIACPEKFMELYLDSNRREEGA, encoded by the coding sequence ATGCAACCAATTATTTCGTTTGAACAATTTACCTTTCAATATGGGCATGCTGCGCAGCCTACTTTAAGTGATATTACCTTTCATATATACCCTGGAGAAAAGGTGCTAATTGCTGGACGAAGTGGTTCAGGAAAGTCGACATTAGCTCATTGTATCAATGGGCTAATCCCATTTTCTTATGAAGGGATTAGTACTGGTAACGTTTTAATTGCTGGAAAAGATCCGCGAAAAGGCAGCATTTTCGAGCAGAGTAAAAATGTGGGAACAATTTTGCAAGATCAAGATGCTCAATTTATTGGTCTGACAGTAGAAGAAGATGTAGCTTTTTATTTAGAAAATGAATGTGTAAATCAAGATGACATGAAAAAGATTGTTTCGGACTCATTAAGAAAGGTGAAGATGCATACGTTTCATAAACAAAGTCCACATGAATTATCAGGAGGTCAAAAGCAAACAGTTTCTCTTGCTGGTTTATTAACAACAAATGCGGATATATTATTGTTCGATGAACCGTTAGCGAACTTAGATCCACTAAGCGCCGTACATACGATAGAACTTATGAAAGATATACATGAGCAATATAATAAAACGATTGTCATTATCGAACATAGGATAGAAGAAATTTTAAAGCTGGATTTAGACAAAGTTATATTAATTGATGAAGGTAAAGTCATTGCAATAGGAACACCAAAAGAAATCTTAGCGTCAAATATATTGCCACGTATTGGCTTAAGAGAGCCTATTTACATCGAAGCATTAAAGAGATTACATTTTGATCGTAATAATGACGTAATATATCCAATGGAAAACCTTCAAAAAGAAAAGATAGGCAACGTTCTAAAAGAGTGGATGGAGAAACAAGTCATATTAAAAGGTAATACTAAAAACAAGGAATTACTTAAAGTGGAGAATTTATCATTTTCATACCCTAATAAACAAAAAGTATTAGAAAATGTAAACCTTTCAATATATGAAGGAGAAATTGTGGCACTATTGGGACATAATGGAGCAGGGAAATCCACATTAGCTCATAGTCTTATAGGCATAAACAAAATAAAAAATGGGAAAATCTTGTTAGAAGGTGAAAATATTAGTTCTTGGTCTATTCGTAAACGTGGGAAAATCATATCTTACGTGATGCAAAATCCAAATCATATGATTACACAGCCTACTGTTTTTGAAGAAGTTTCATTTACATTAACATTACATAATTTTTCTAAGGAAGAAATTAAGAATAGAGTAGAAGGAACTTTAAAAATTTGTGGTTTATATCCATTTCGTAATTGGCCAATTCAAGCACTAAGCTATGGGCAAAAAAAGAGATTAACAATCGCATCTGTATTAACAACAAATCCTAAGCTTATCATATTAGATGAACCGACAGCGGGACAAGATTATTATCATTATAAACAATTTATGTCGTTTATTAATAACCTAGCTAAAAAGGGTATTTCATTTATTTTTATCACTCACGATATGAATCTCGCACTAGAATATGCAGACCGTGCAGTAGTTCTACATGAAGGGGAAATTATTGCGGATAATACAGTGTCTAATGTATTTGGTGATCAAGAAACGTTACAAATAGCTAACTTAAGAGAGAGTTCTTTAACCAAGCTTGTTAAATTTAGTGGGATTGCATGTCCGGAAAAATTTATGGAACTTTATTTAGATAGTAATAGGAGGGAGGAAGGTGCATAG
- a CDS encoding beta-propeller fold lactonase family protein has translation MRYNRKSNSCDKFQQPCFVSISPCDQSNCCTPVFFSNAQQQELLQIINQLNQAILSFFTTPNPTTIQILQSALQALNDLLIAVQPNTRNRNLVIRTINQLINSLPTASLTQISALFQFLFQSLSSLINCSNISDPLLQQTFNLILQGILNSSLLSNIGTPGPTGATGPRGFPGPRGAQGSQGVQGIQGPEGPEGPEGPQGVPGIQGPEGPEGPQGPQGVEGIQGPEGPEGPEGPQGVQGIQGPPGPPGPTGSGTGMGIPGPPGPTGPQGIQGIQGLEGPEGTTGPQGVQGIQGPEGPPGATGLQGVPGIQGPEGPPGATGPQGVQGIQGPEGPPGPTGDCDCPPGPTGPTGPTGPTGPACNFLVYATNAGLIDDPTNDTVSVINTGTNIVVDTITVGNAPLEVTVSPNGARAYVTNIFSNTVSVIDTATNTVIGTIPVGTNPIGVAVSPNNTTVYVGNHGNNTVSVINAATNTVSNTIPVGIAPQGITVSPNGAFAYVANELSNTISVINTATNTVIATIPVGIRPRIIVFTLDGTRAYVTNQNSNTVSVINTTTNAVINTINVGTEPVGIDITPGGNLIYVVNKVSNNVSVINVATNTVIDTISVGLSPDQVTIIPDGTRAYVTNQASNTVSVIDIATNTVITNVPVGVAPTGIATGTICE, from the coding sequence ATGAGATATAATCGAAAATCAAATTCGTGTGATAAATTTCAGCAACCCTGCTTTGTTTCTATATCCCCTTGTGATCAAAGTAATTGCTGTACACCTGTTTTTTTCTCGAATGCTCAACAACAAGAATTATTGCAAATAATAAATCAATTAAATCAAGCCATCCTTTCTTTTTTCACAACACCAAATCCAACAACTATACAAATACTCCAATCAGCATTACAGGCATTAAATGATTTATTAATAGCAGTACAACCAAATACACGAAATAGAAATTTAGTTATAAGAACTATAAATCAATTAATTAATTCTTTACCTACCGCATCTCTCACTCAAATCTCAGCATTATTCCAATTTCTATTCCAAAGCTTGTCTTCACTTATAAATTGTTCAAATATATCGGACCCCTTATTACAGCAAACATTCAACTTAATTTTACAAGGAATCTTAAATAGTTCGCTATTAAGCAACATCGGAACACCGGGGCCGACTGGAGCCACTGGACCTAGAGGATTTCCTGGACCTAGAGGCGCTCAGGGTTCTCAAGGTGTGCAAGGAATTCAGGGGCCTGAAGGACCAGAAGGACCGGAAGGCCCTCAAGGTGTGCCAGGGATTCAAGGACCGGAAGGGCCTGAAGGGCCTCAAGGACCTCAAGGTGTAGAAGGAATTCAGGGGCCTGAAGGACCAGAAGGACCGGAAGGACCTCAAGGTGTACAAGGGATTCAAGGACCACCAGGACCACCTGGGCCTACTGGTTCAGGGACCGGAATGGGAATTCCTGGACCACCGGGACCTACTGGGCCTCAGGGAATCCAAGGGATTCAAGGACTGGAAGGACCGGAAGGGACCACTGGACCTCAGGGTGTACAAGGAATTCAAGGGCCTGAAGGACCACCAGGAGCCACTGGACTTCAGGGTGTGCCAGGAATTCAAGGGCCTGAAGGACCACCAGGAGCCACTGGACCTCAAGGTGTGCAAGGAATCCAAGGGCCTGAAGGACCACCGGGCCCTACTGGAGATTGTGATTGTCCACCGGGACCTACTGGACCGACCGGGCCAACCGGGCCAACCGGACCTGCATGTAATTTCCTAGTATATGCTACAAATGCAGGACTCATAGATGACCCTACAAATGATACAGTATCTGTAATTAACACCGGAACAAATATAGTAGTTGATACAATTACTGTAGGTAATGCACCACTTGAAGTAACGGTTTCACCAAATGGAGCTCGTGCCTATGTTACTAATATTTTTTCTAATACCGTTTCCGTTATTGATACTGCTACGAATACTGTGATTGGTACCATTCCTGTTGGAACTAATCCAATAGGTGTAGCTGTTTCTCCAAATAACACAACTGTTTATGTTGGAAATCATGGTAATAATACAGTTTCTGTCATTAATGCGGCAACAAACACAGTTAGTAATACCATTCCTGTTGGCATCGCTCCACAAGGGATTACTGTTTCCCCAAATGGAGCCTTTGCATATGTTGCAAATGAATTAAGCAACACAATTTCTGTCATTAATACTGCTACCAACACAGTTATCGCTACCATCCCTGTTGGCATTCGTCCTAGAATAATCGTGTTTACACTAGATGGCACTCGTGCGTATGTCACGAATCAAAACAGCAATACTGTTTCTGTTATTAACACCACTACCAATGCAGTTATTAATACAATTAACGTAGGTACCGAACCTGTTGGTATAGATATTACACCGGGTGGAAATCTTATTTACGTTGTAAATAAAGTTAGTAATAATGTATCTGTAATAAATGTGGCGACAAATACTGTGATTGATACAATTTCTGTTGGTTTATCTCCTGATCAAGTAACCATCATACCTGATGGCACTCGAGCATATGTTACAAATCAAGCTAGTAATACTGTTTCCGTTATTGATATTGCTACGAATACTGTTATCACTAATGTCCCAGTAGGTGTCGCTCCAACCGGAATAGCTACTGGAACTATTTGTGAATAA
- the lepB gene encoding signal peptidase I: protein MKLFILKYWRNICSYILIIIGVIFINKSFLFCMVEGISMQPTLNEKDYILVNKVNVCLSSFHYGDVVIIKKEDEPIYYVKRIIGLSGDNIQLKEDEVYINGKKRDESYIHLDMLQVSNRFSNFREIKVPTHKLFVLGDNRNHSKDSRNTLGLIDESNIIGKVEMVFYPFDHIKWIK, encoded by the coding sequence ATGAAGCTGTTTATTCTAAAATATTGGAGGAACATATGTAGCTACATCTTAATTATAATAGGGGTTATTTTTATTAATAAGTCATTTTTATTTTGTATGGTAGAAGGAATTTCGATGCAACCTACTTTAAATGAAAAAGATTATATACTTGTTAATAAGGTAAACGTCTGTTTATCGTCTTTTCATTATGGGGATGTTGTCATCATAAAAAAAGAAGACGAGCCTATTTACTATGTGAAACGAATTATTGGATTATCGGGGGATAATATACAATTAAAAGAGGATGAGGTATATATTAACGGTAAAAAGCGTGATGAGTCGTATATACATTTAGATATGTTACAAGTATCCAATCGTTTTTCAAATTTTAGAGAAATAAAAGTTCCTACGCATAAATTATTTGTGTTAGGTGATAATCGTAATCATAGTAAAGATAGTAGGAATACACTTGGACTTATTGATGAGTCAAATATAATAGGTAAGGTAGAAATGGTATTTTATCCATTTGATCATATAAAATGGATAAAATAA
- a CDS encoding DUF4870 domain-containing protein, with protein sequence MILTQEKNIKLIMHFLTLLSFFILIFFSVTIFYIPLVFYFVCKSQNIQKNILEAVFYQLFIWIITVIWNLFITRILMLFWSNLDLASNNALIIFRVAPLYLILFLLLIFGPIKGILYVLQEKDFHYPIISKWINK encoded by the coding sequence ATGATCCTAACTCAAGAAAAGAACATAAAATTAATTATGCATTTTCTTACATTATTATCTTTTTTTATTCTTATTTTCTTTAGTGTCACAATTTTTTATATACCTTTGGTTTTCTATTTTGTATGCAAATCACAAAACATTCAGAAAAATATCCTTGAAGCTGTTTTTTACCAACTATTCATTTGGATAATTACGGTAATTTGGAATCTTTTCATAACAAGAATCTTAATGCTATTTTGGTCTAATTTAGACTTGGCTTCAAATAACGCTTTGATTATTTTCCGGGTAGCTCCTTTATATCTAATACTGTTTCTCTTGTTAATTTTTGGACCTATAAAAGGAATTTTATATGTGCTACAAGAAAAAGACTTTCATTATCCTATTATTTCCAAATGGATTAACAAATAA
- a CDS encoding Imm26 family immunity protein has protein sequence MCINYPFKPKSNYYLVPGQFWTIPLDNRKFACGRVIETAPNNRRGF, from the coding sequence ATGTGTATAAACTATCCATTTAAACCAAAATCAAATTACTATTTAGTACCAGGACAATTTTGGACTATCCCTTTAGATAACAGGAAATTTGCATGTGGTAGAGTAATTGAAACAGCCCCAAATAATAGAAGGGGATTTTAA
- a CDS encoding DUF3954 domain-containing protein, which translates to MKKVEIDVSSNKLLIVKDGNVTAVNPPMSGFGEQVAVWINGKVDRVDVK; encoded by the coding sequence ATTAAAAAAGTAGAAATTGATGTTAGTAGCAACAAACTTTTAATAGTGAAGGATGGAAATGTAACAGCAGTCAATCCACCAATGAGCGGATTTGGTGAGCAAGTCGCGGTTTGGATAAACGGTAAGGTTGATCGTGTAGATGTGAAGTGA
- a CDS encoding sensor histidine kinase has product MDFVYINQNVLNNLLYILCSIFVFYFIYDSRHYLKKYKILLITLCSSIPLILCMRYPIYMDESCIHDLRQIPVIIGTLYGGFPVGIILFTILLITRFIFYGFNMLTVVVYGIMFIVTALASSKFNTYNRKLKVAFSMFLTFFLAIFTTVIVLTLSDFEVNNLYIIYFMVLPTTLMLFIVYINEVIKDAVLMRSKLIKMEKMEIVSQLAASISHEVRNPLTVVKGFTQLLKTPNLTPESRDEYIKHILEELNRAQEIIDDYLTFAKPAPEKLDQISVKQELNRVINMILPLCNMNTIHITQDFSEATIVGNKQHFQQCFLNLIKNSIEAMPNGGTLNISSSINNSKVEIRIEDSGVGMSQEQINRFGEPYFSTKTKGTGLGTMVAVKIIETMHGSLKIRSIVSKGTTLTITFPKYSKNTHLNK; this is encoded by the coding sequence ATGGACTTTGTTTATATTAATCAAAACGTATTAAATAATCTTCTATACATTTTATGTAGTATATTTGTTTTTTATTTCATATATGATAGCCGGCACTATTTAAAGAAATATAAAATACTACTGATTACCCTTTGTTCTAGTATCCCGCTTATTTTATGTATGCGATACCCTATCTATATGGATGAAAGTTGTATTCATGATTTAAGACAAATTCCGGTCATAATAGGTACGCTTTATGGTGGATTCCCTGTCGGTATCATATTGTTTACAATTTTATTAATTACAAGATTTATATTTTATGGTTTTAACATGCTAACAGTCGTTGTTTACGGAATAATGTTCATCGTTACAGCACTCGCATCTTCAAAATTTAATACATATAATAGAAAACTTAAAGTAGCTTTTTCCATGTTTTTAACCTTTTTCCTAGCAATATTTACAACTGTAATTGTATTAACTTTATCAGATTTTGAAGTGAATAATTTATATATTATTTATTTCATGGTATTACCGACTACTTTAATGTTATTTATTGTTTATATAAATGAAGTTATAAAAGATGCTGTATTAATGCGCTCAAAATTAATTAAAATGGAAAAAATGGAGATTGTTAGCCAACTCGCTGCAAGTATATCGCACGAAGTAAGGAATCCTTTAACGGTCGTAAAAGGATTTACACAGCTTTTAAAAACACCAAATTTAACTCCTGAATCAAGAGACGAATATATTAAACATATACTTGAAGAGTTAAATCGTGCCCAAGAAATTATCGATGATTACTTAACGTTTGCCAAACCTGCTCCAGAAAAATTAGATCAAATTTCAGTAAAACAAGAGTTAAATCGAGTTATTAATATGATATTGCCATTATGTAATATGAATACGATACATATTACACAGGATTTTTCTGAGGCAACCATTGTTGGTAATAAACAGCACTTTCAACAATGTTTTTTAAACTTAATAAAAAACAGTATTGAAGCAATGCCTAATGGTGGTACCTTAAATATTTCCTCATCTATCAATAATAGTAAAGTTGAAATACGAATTGAAGATAGCGGAGTTGGAATGTCACAGGAGCAAATAAATCGATTCGGTGAACCGTATTTTAGTACAAAAACAAAAGGCACTGGTTTAGGTACGATGGTTGCTGTTAAGATTATTGAGACGATGCATGGAAGTTTAAAAATCCGAAGTATCGTTAGTAAAGGAACAACTTTAACGATTACGTTCCCGAAATATAGTAAGAATACGCATTTAAACAAATAA